Proteins from a single region of Geothrix sp. PMB-07:
- a CDS encoding MFS transporter, with translation MTPSAPDTSPALLRNLRYLLFIAGLGGLLYGIDVGIIAGALPYLEATSGLTSNQLSIIVAAVLLGSVISTLFAGALADLMGRKKLMIVSGITFVASIPMIALAHGFGPLVLGRLLQGVSAGLVGVAVPLYLAESLDASNRGKGTGVFQWLLTLGIFAAALIAYGFSFKVHALDVAGDARALFAFKDFAWRSIFWVSILPGLLFVVGAFFVSESPRWLYKKGLVDEARAALLRTRSEAEAELELKEMAEAAPEKTLGEKVKDSLLSRKYVIPFLLACVILACNQATGVNSIIGYNATILIQAGLGDNSAHLGYVIFTLVNFLMTMVAVALVDKKGRKFLLSVGSAGIIASLLVTGFIFRRTEQHRVDVSAAVQSRVDAEQSVKLKFDPAAADQLLSTAGEKGRAIQGAPTTMIVIYSYGDFRASTKVVRSTDTLNEIAITRDSCVPKDKASALAAKLTNPAGDADAARTAPLKVEAALITPVPSAANGWVIAICTFAFIAFFAMGPGVCVWLALSELMPTRIRSNGMSVALLINQAVSTTIAAVFLPTVGKYGYGTMFFLFAGCTVVYFITAFFFLPETKGKTLEEIEAHFVGKK, from the coding sequence CCTGACACCTCTCCGGCCCTGCTCCGGAACCTCCGTTACCTGCTTTTCATCGCGGGCCTCGGGGGGCTCCTCTACGGCATCGATGTGGGCATCATCGCCGGTGCGCTGCCCTACCTGGAGGCCACCTCCGGCCTCACCAGCAACCAGCTCTCCATCATCGTGGCAGCGGTGCTGCTGGGCAGCGTCATCTCCACGCTTTTTGCAGGTGCTTTGGCGGATCTCATGGGCCGCAAGAAGCTGATGATCGTCAGTGGCATCACCTTCGTGGCCAGCATCCCCATGATCGCCCTGGCGCATGGCTTCGGTCCGCTGGTGCTGGGCCGTCTGCTGCAGGGTGTGAGCGCGGGCCTGGTGGGGGTGGCGGTGCCTCTGTATCTCGCGGAGAGCCTCGATGCCTCCAACCGGGGGAAGGGCACGGGCGTCTTCCAGTGGCTGCTGACCCTGGGCATCTTCGCCGCCGCGCTCATCGCCTACGGCTTCAGCTTCAAGGTCCATGCCCTCGACGTGGCCGGCGACGCCCGGGCCCTCTTTGCCTTCAAGGATTTCGCCTGGCGCAGCATCTTCTGGGTGAGCATCCTGCCCGGGCTGCTCTTCGTGGTGGGCGCCTTCTTCGTGAGCGAGAGTCCGCGTTGGCTTTACAAGAAGGGCCTGGTCGATGAGGCCCGCGCCGCCCTGCTCAGGACCCGCTCCGAGGCCGAAGCGGAACTCGAGCTGAAGGAGATGGCCGAGGCGGCTCCCGAGAAGACCCTGGGCGAGAAGGTCAAGGACAGCCTGCTCAGCCGAAAGTACGTCATCCCCTTCCTGCTGGCCTGCGTCATCCTGGCCTGCAATCAGGCCACGGGCGTGAACTCGATCATCGGCTACAACGCCACCATCCTCATCCAGGCTGGTCTGGGCGACAACTCCGCGCACCTCGGCTACGTGATCTTCACCCTGGTGAACTTCCTGATGACCATGGTGGCCGTCGCGCTCGTGGATAAGAAGGGGCGCAAGTTCCTGCTGTCTGTGGGCAGTGCCGGCATCATCGCCTCGCTCCTGGTGACGGGCTTCATCTTCCGTCGCACGGAGCAGCACCGCGTGGATGTGTCCGCCGCCGTGCAGTCCCGGGTGGATGCCGAGCAGAGCGTAAAGCTGAAATTTGATCCCGCCGCCGCGGACCAGCTGCTGTCCACCGCGGGCGAGAAGGGCCGAGCCATCCAGGGTGCGCCCACCACCATGATCGTGATCTACAGCTACGGCGATTTCCGCGCGTCCACCAAGGTGGTGCGCTCCACGGACACGCTCAATGAGATCGCCATCACCCGCGATTCCTGTGTGCCCAAGGACAAGGCGAGCGCCCTGGCCGCCAAGCTGACGAACCCGGCGGGAGATGCGGATGCGGCCCGGACGGCGCCCCTCAAGGTGGAGGCCGCCCTCATCACGCCGGTGCCCAGCGCCGCCAATGGCTGGGTGATCGCCATCTGCACCTTCGCCTTCATCGCCTTCTTCGCCATGGGCCCCGGCGTCTGCGTGTGGCTGGCGCTTTCGGAGCTCATGCCCACCCGCATCCGATCCAACGGCATGAGTGTGGCCCTGCTCATCAACCAGGCGGTCTCCACCACCATCGCCGCCGTGTTCCTGCCCACGGTGGGCAAGTACGGTTACGGCACCATGTTCTTCCTGTTCGCAGGCTGCACAGTCGTCTACTTCATCACGGCTTTCTTCTTCCTGCCGGAAACCAAGGGCAAGACGCTGGAAGAAATCGAAGCCCATTTCGTCGGCAAGAAGTAG
- a CDS encoding PIG-L deacetylase family protein translates to MGQPYRSYVNGIARLMEEARTAPLGDLPPAPAPALPSDAPRVLVFSPHPDDESIIGALPLRLRRELKYNVQVVAVTQGSRADRQSARFKEMTGACQFLSWGLIQTSPTGLLNINPKGREGNPTEWAAAVSVIAKIISEQRPSIIFFPHDQDWNSTHIGTHLLVTDALKTFGPDYKCMIVETEFWRAMTAPNVMVQSTPDEVADLVAAISFHKGEVARNPYHLTLPGWMSDNVRRGGEIVGGQGGTAPTFPYATLYRIRDWANGGFVDSGRTGQIITTDGDLAGTFKVS, encoded by the coding sequence GTGGGTCAGCCTTATCGCTCTTATGTCAATGGCATTGCGCGCCTCATGGAAGAGGCCCGTACGGCGCCCCTGGGAGACCTTCCTCCTGCTCCGGCGCCCGCCCTTCCGAGCGATGCGCCCCGGGTTCTCGTGTTCTCCCCGCATCCCGACGATGAATCCATCATCGGTGCCCTGCCCTTGCGCCTGCGTCGAGAGCTCAAATACAACGTGCAGGTGGTGGCCGTCACCCAGGGCAGCCGCGCGGATCGCCAGAGCGCGCGCTTCAAGGAAATGACCGGCGCCTGCCAGTTCCTGAGCTGGGGTCTCATCCAGACCAGCCCTACCGGACTGCTGAACATCAACCCCAAGGGCCGCGAGGGCAACCCCACCGAATGGGCCGCTGCCGTGAGCGTCATCGCCAAGATCATCTCCGAGCAGCGCCCCTCGATCATCTTCTTCCCCCACGATCAGGACTGGAACAGCACGCACATCGGCACCCATCTCCTGGTGACCGATGCCCTCAAGACTTTCGGCCCCGACTACAAGTGCATGATCGTGGAAACCGAGTTCTGGCGCGCCATGACCGCGCCCAATGTGATGGTGCAGTCCACCCCCGACGAGGTGGCCGATCTGGTGGCAGCCATTTCCTTCCACAAGGGGGAAGTCGCAAGGAACCCCTACCACCTCACGTTGCCCGGCTGGATGTCCGACAATGTCCGCCGCGGCGGTGAGATTGTCGGTGGCCAGGGCGGCACCGCCCCCACCTTCCCCTACGCCACCCTCTACCGCATCCGCGACTGGGCCAATGGCGGGTTCGTGGATTCCGGCCGCACGGGCCAGATCATCACGACGGATGGGGATCTCGCGGGCACGTTCAAGGTTTCCTAG
- a CDS encoding VOC family protein, producing the protein MTQKPASPSLPHVVHFEFTVPDPEQAGRFYAQVFGWSIQKLPDPVRYWQIKAAGNAKEGITGGIVQSKSGAPRVSVTIQVESLDETCAKVLQEGGALVTERQAIPGFGLHILCKDPQGNFFALIQSM; encoded by the coding sequence ATGACCCAGAAACCCGCCTCCCCTTCTCTGCCTCATGTGGTCCATTTCGAGTTCACTGTGCCGGATCCGGAACAAGCCGGAAGGTTCTATGCTCAGGTCTTCGGGTGGTCCATCCAGAAATTGCCGGATCCTGTCCGGTATTGGCAGATCAAGGCCGCGGGAAACGCCAAAGAGGGAATCACCGGGGGCATCGTCCAATCGAAGTCAGGCGCTCCCCGCGTCTCTGTCACCATCCAAGTTGAATCGCTGGATGAAACCTGTGCCAAAGTGCTGCAGGAGGGGGGAGCGCTGGTTACGGAAAGACAGGCCATCCCCGGTTTTGGCCTGCACATCCTATGCAAGGACCCCCAGGGCAACTTTTTTGCACTGATTCAGTCCATGTGA
- the nagB gene encoding glucosamine-6-phosphate deaminase, which produces MEVIILPTQQKAAHLVAQIFAKEMKAHPKLVLGLATGRTMEPVYSLLVDLHRQAGLDFSQCSTFNLDEYIGIPADHPCSYRHYMNELLFNQVNITKANTHLPDGMATDLAAECIRYEGAIAQAGGIDLQLVGIGSDGHIGFNEPSSSLRSRTREKALTPATLEQNAPMFGGDPANVPRRAITMGVGTILDSRRCLMLVTGKSKASILAKAVEGPITAMVTATALQLHPRCQVIVDEEAASELKEIDYHRWVFANEPEWAEFQYLR; this is translated from the coding sequence ATGGAAGTCATCATTCTCCCCACCCAGCAAAAGGCCGCCCATCTCGTGGCACAGATCTTCGCCAAGGAGATGAAAGCCCATCCCAAGCTGGTACTGGGGCTCGCCACGGGCCGCACCATGGAACCGGTCTACAGCCTGCTGGTGGATCTCCACCGGCAGGCGGGGCTGGATTTCTCACAGTGCTCCACCTTCAACCTCGATGAATACATCGGCATTCCGGCCGACCATCCCTGCTCGTACCGCCACTACATGAACGAACTGCTGTTCAACCAGGTGAACATCACCAAGGCCAACACCCACCTGCCGGATGGCATGGCCACCGACCTGGCCGCCGAGTGCATTCGCTACGAGGGTGCCATTGCCCAGGCGGGCGGCATCGATCTGCAGCTGGTGGGCATCGGCAGCGATGGGCACATCGGTTTCAATGAACCCTCTTCTTCTCTGCGCTCCCGCACGAGAGAGAAGGCGCTCACGCCCGCCACCCTGGAGCAGAACGCTCCCATGTTCGGTGGCGATCCGGCCAACGTCCCCCGCCGCGCCATCACCATGGGGGTGGGCACCATTCTGGATTCCCGCCGCTGCCTCATGCTGGTGACGGGCAAGTCCAAGGCCTCCATCCTGGCCAAGGCAGTGGAAGGTCCCATCACCGCCATGGTCACGGCCACCGCGCTGCAGCTGCATCCCCGCTGCCAGGTGATCGTCGATGAGGAAGCCGCATCGGAGCTGAAGGAGATTGACTATCACCGCTGGGTCTTCGCCAACGAACCGGAGTGGGCGGAATTCCAGTACCTGCGCTGA
- a CDS encoding M13 family metallopeptidase — MKTSSLLTGAALGLLALASPLSAQGAAKTGASAAKAAKPQYGTFGFDVAGMDRTVAPGDDFGRFASGTYLKNLVIPADRSNYGMFTKLRDLSQDRTRVIVEAAAAQKGAKPGSEAQKVGDFYASFLDEATIEAKGLAPIRPHLDGISSISNTTQLAKAFGMAARLGVSTPVGVGPEQDLKNPDVYAVYVGQGGLGLPDRDYYLDAKNPKFADIRGKYVAHIAAMLKLAGIDNPEARAQGIFALETKLAEVHWSKVEERQIEKLYNPYKAADLAAAFPGVDWVALLSAAGVQDQKELIISHPSAIKGTGALLTSLPLDTWKDYLRFHTLSRAATCLPKAFVDENFAFYGTVLSGQPENQPRWKRGVDAATSALGEAVGKLYVAKYFPPEAKRQMDLLVKNIIAAMDVRLSNLTWMDPKTKIEARAKLAKFTPKIGYPSHWRDYSKLEIRRGDALGNAMRAAAFEYQRSLDKIGKPIDRSEWGMTPMTVNAYANPLWNEIVFPAAILQPPFFDAHADPAVNYGAIGVVIGHEISHHFDDQGRKFDKEGKLSDWWTAEDVKRFTALTDKVVKQYAAYEPLPGTHVNGELTLGENMADLAGANVAYDAYHKSLQGKPAKVLGGFTGDQRFFLGFAQVWRQKYRDESLLQQLVTNEHTPGHLRPNVVRNLDGWYPAFSVKPGQGLYLAPEDRIKVW, encoded by the coding sequence ATGAAAACCTCCAGCCTTTTGACGGGAGCCGCCCTTGGGTTGCTGGCTCTGGCCTCGCCCCTGAGCGCCCAGGGCGCTGCAAAGACAGGCGCCAGTGCGGCGAAAGCAGCCAAGCCCCAGTACGGCACTTTCGGCTTCGATGTGGCGGGCATGGATCGCACGGTCGCTCCCGGCGATGATTTCGGCCGGTTCGCCAGCGGGACCTACCTGAAGAACCTGGTCATTCCGGCGGACCGCTCCAATTACGGCATGTTTACCAAGCTCCGCGATCTGAGCCAGGACCGGACCCGGGTCATCGTGGAGGCCGCTGCGGCGCAGAAGGGCGCAAAGCCCGGCTCCGAGGCCCAGAAGGTGGGCGATTTCTACGCCAGCTTCCTGGACGAGGCCACCATCGAAGCGAAGGGCTTGGCGCCTATTCGGCCCCATCTTGATGGCATTTCCTCCATCAGCAACACCACCCAGCTGGCCAAGGCCTTTGGCATGGCGGCGCGCCTGGGCGTGTCCACGCCCGTGGGCGTGGGGCCCGAGCAGGATTTGAAAAACCCCGATGTCTACGCGGTCTACGTGGGGCAGGGTGGCCTTGGTCTGCCTGACCGCGACTACTACCTGGATGCGAAGAACCCGAAGTTCGCCGACATCCGCGGCAAGTACGTGGCCCACATCGCGGCCATGCTGAAACTGGCGGGCATCGACAACCCTGAGGCCCGCGCCCAGGGCATCTTTGCGCTGGAGACGAAACTGGCGGAAGTGCACTGGTCGAAGGTGGAAGAGCGTCAGATCGAGAAACTCTACAATCCCTACAAGGCAGCGGATCTGGCCGCTGCCTTCCCGGGCGTGGATTGGGTGGCGCTACTGAGTGCCGCCGGGGTTCAGGATCAGAAAGAACTGATCATCTCCCATCCCAGCGCCATCAAGGGTACGGGCGCCCTGCTGACCAGCCTGCCCCTCGATACCTGGAAGGACTACCTCCGCTTCCACACCCTCAGCCGCGCGGCCACCTGCCTGCCCAAGGCCTTCGTGGATGAGAACTTTGCCTTCTACGGCACGGTTCTGTCGGGCCAGCCCGAGAACCAGCCGCGCTGGAAGCGCGGCGTGGATGCTGCCACCTCTGCCCTGGGCGAAGCGGTAGGGAAGCTGTACGTGGCGAAGTATTTCCCGCCCGAAGCCAAGCGCCAGATGGATCTGCTCGTGAAGAACATCATTGCCGCCATGGATGTGCGCCTGTCCAACCTGACCTGGATGGACCCCAAGACCAAGATCGAAGCCCGCGCCAAGCTGGCCAAGTTCACGCCGAAGATCGGCTATCCCAGCCACTGGCGGGACTACTCGAAGCTGGAGATCCGCCGCGGTGATGCGCTGGGTAACGCCATGCGTGCGGCCGCGTTCGAGTACCAGCGGTCGCTGGACAAGATCGGCAAGCCCATCGACCGCTCGGAATGGGGCATGACGCCCATGACGGTGAACGCCTATGCCAATCCGCTCTGGAACGAGATCGTGTTCCCTGCGGCCATCCTGCAGCCGCCCTTCTTCGATGCGCACGCTGATCCGGCAGTGAACTACGGCGCCATCGGCGTGGTCATTGGCCATGAGATCAGCCACCACTTCGACGATCAGGGCCGCAAGTTCGACAAGGAGGGCAAACTCTCCGACTGGTGGACCGCCGAAGATGTGAAGCGTTTCACAGCCCTCACGGACAAGGTGGTCAAGCAGTACGCGGCCTATGAGCCGCTGCCGGGCACCCACGTGAACGGCGAGCTGACCCTCGGCGAGAACATGGCCGATTTGGCCGGTGCCAACGTGGCCTACGATGCCTACCACAAGTCGCTGCAGGGCAAGCCGGCCAAGGTTCTGGGCGGCTTCACAGGCGACCAGCGCTTCTTCCTGGGCTTCGCCCAGGTGTGGCGCCAGAAGTACCGGGATGAGTCCCTGCTCCAGCAGCTGGTCACCAACGAGCACACCCCTGGCCACCTCCGCCCCAACGTGGTGCGTAACCTGGATGGCTGGTACCCGGCCTTCAGCGTGAAGCCGGGTCAGGGCCTCTATCTGGCGCCGGAAGACCGCATCAAGGTCTGGTAA